The following proteins come from a genomic window of Geminicoccaceae bacterium SCSIO 64248:
- the rsmI gene encoding 16S rRNA (cytidine(1402)-2'-O)-methyltransferase produces the protein MAARGQAKRTSRPEDGDVAEAATDGRAEPSPGRTAGKPAPGLHVVAVPIGNLGDLSGRALATLRDADVVACEDTRVTARLLAAYGVKRRLQRYDDHVAESQRPKLLAALADNASVALASDAGTPLVSDPGYKLVQAAIEAGLPVFAVPGPSAVLAALAIAGLPTDRFLFAGFLPNKSAARRQALAELAAVPATLVFFESAERVAKSLSDAEDVLGDRPAAVTRELTKRFEEARRGTLGDLARHYAQAPTPKGEIVLVVGAPLDDVAEASADDVDRLLAEALRTQAVAGAATLVAAQTGLPRRELYQRALTLRRSDP, from the coding sequence ATGGCAGCACGCGGGCAGGCAAAGCGGACCTCTCGACCGGAGGATGGCGACGTCGCCGAAGCGGCGACGGATGGGCGCGCGGAGCCTAGCCCCGGCAGGACGGCCGGTAAACCCGCGCCGGGCCTGCATGTCGTCGCGGTGCCGATCGGCAATCTCGGCGACCTGTCGGGGCGTGCGCTTGCGACCCTCAGGGACGCGGACGTCGTCGCTTGCGAAGACACCCGGGTGACGGCGCGGCTCTTGGCGGCCTACGGCGTCAAGCGCCGGCTGCAGCGCTACGACGACCACGTCGCCGAAAGCCAGCGGCCGAAGCTCTTGGCGGCGCTGGCGGACAACGCCTCGGTGGCCCTTGCCTCGGACGCCGGCACGCCGCTCGTGTCCGATCCCGGCTACAAGCTGGTCCAGGCGGCGATCGAGGCCGGCCTTCCCGTCTTCGCCGTGCCCGGGCCGTCGGCGGTCCTGGCCGCGCTCGCCATCGCGGGCCTGCCGACCGACCGTTTCCTCTTCGCGGGCTTCCTGCCGAACAAGAGCGCGGCGCGCCGCCAGGCCCTGGCGGAACTGGCGGCGGTGCCCGCGACGCTGGTCTTCTTCGAGTCCGCGGAGCGCGTGGCGAAGTCCCTCTCGGACGCGGAGGATGTGCTGGGCGACCGTCCGGCCGCGGTCACGCGCGAGCTGACCAAGCGGTTCGAGGAGGCGCGCCGAGGTACGCTCGGCGATCTGGCGCGGCACTACGCCCAGGCGCCGACGCCCAAGGGCGAGATCGTCCTCGTGGTCGGAGCGCCGCTGGACGACGTGGCCGAGGCCAGCGCCGACGATGTCGACCGTCTCCTGGCCGAGGCGTTGCGGACCCAGGCCGTCGCCGGCGCCGCGACCCTTGTCGCCGCGCAGACCGGCCTGCCGCGCCGCGAGCTCTACCAGCGGGCCTTGACCCTGCGCCGTTCCGATCCGTGA